In Pseudobacter ginsenosidimutans, the following are encoded in one genomic region:
- a CDS encoding DUF542 domain-containing protein, giving the protein MTEQFLKIDEQTPVTEIVNGDYRTADVLLKYNIDFCCGGRWPLQVACEARGVSTDLVIQDLETATRRILISPNLNFNSWPIDFLTDYLVHVHHAYMKEALPSIHDHLTKFVAGHRKKFPYLDELQAHFMQLYRKMPSHLQQEEEVLFPYIKRINRAFNGKEPYAELLVRTLRKPIAARMEEEHQQTEELLGNFRRLTGNYSTPEDACVSHRVAFLKLQELDQDLVQHMRLENEILFPRAIAIENTLLGK; this is encoded by the coding sequence ATGACAGAACAGTTCCTGAAGATAGATGAGCAAACTCCCGTTACAGAGATCGTGAACGGGGATTACCGTACGGCAGACGTATTGCTCAAATACAATATCGATTTCTGCTGTGGCGGCCGGTGGCCCCTGCAGGTAGCCTGCGAAGCCAGGGGAGTAAGTACAGACCTGGTGATACAGGACCTGGAGACCGCAACCCGCCGTATCCTGATTTCACCCAACCTGAATTTCAACAGCTGGCCGATAGATTTCCTTACGGATTACCTGGTGCATGTGCATCATGCTTATATGAAAGAAGCATTGCCATCGATCCATGATCATCTCACCAAATTTGTGGCCGGGCACCGGAAGAAATTCCCTTACCTGGATGAGCTGCAGGCGCATTTCATGCAACTGTACAGGAAGATGCCATCGCACCTGCAGCAGGAGGAAGAAGTGTTGTTCCCCTATATCAAAAGGATCAACCGGGCTTTCAATGGGAAGGAACCTTATGCAGAACTGCTGGTGCGCACATTGCGCAAGCCCATCGCCGCACGCATGGAAGAGGAGCACCAGCAAACGGAAGAACTGCTCGGCAATTTCCGCAGGCTCACCGGTAATTACAGTACGCCCGAAGATGCTTGTGTAAGCCATCGTGTGGCCTTCCTGAAATTACAGGAACTGGACCAGGACCTGGTGCAGCACATGCGATTGGAAAATGAAATTTTGTTCCCACGCGCTATCGCGATAGAAAACACCCTGCTTGGAAAATAG
- a CDS encoding pyridoxamine 5'-phosphate oxidase family protein — MMGKLSAADIEEILIKQIVGRIGCHADGLTYVVPISYAYDGAYVYGHTHEGMKLALMRKNPSVCFEVDEMQNMANWKSVILQGKFEELDDPQLRKHALDILNNRVLPVISSVTTHLSPYWPFPPDDYKEIKGVVFRIAVIEKSGRFENDQSGRP, encoded by the coding sequence ATGATGGGAAAATTAAGTGCAGCGGATATCGAAGAGATCTTAATCAAACAGATAGTTGGCCGGATCGGCTGCCATGCAGATGGACTTACCTATGTAGTGCCTATCAGTTATGCTTATGATGGAGCTTACGTATATGGACATACGCATGAAGGCATGAAACTGGCGTTAATGCGAAAGAATCCTTCTGTTTGCTTTGAAGTGGACGAAATGCAGAACATGGCCAACTGGAAGAGCGTGATCCTCCAGGGAAAATTCGAAGAGCTGGATGATCCGCAATTGCGCAAACATGCGCTGGATATTCTCAATAACCGGGTGCTGCCCGTTATCAGCAGCGTTACCACTCATCTTTCCCCTTACTGGCCCTTCCCGCCTGACGATTATAAAGAGATCAAAGGCGTGGTGTTCAGGATCGCCGTGATCGAAAAATCCGGCAGATTTGAGAACGATCAGTCCGGTCGTCCGTAG
- a CDS encoding nicotinate phosphoribosyltransferase: MLSFSISGSYTDLYELSIGEVNFLENRHQSAVAFDYFFRKIPARGGYVVFAGLTDLLDILETLHFTKEDIDWLRWQKFNSTFIDHLVDFRFRGRIWSVPEGEIVFPHCPIVRVEGTWLEAQLVETLLLNILNFESLIATKASRMRYVAGDRILSDFGLRRAQGPGGILASKAAVIGGFGSTSNVYAAQLYDIPASGTMAHAFVTGYESELEAFRAFARSRPEGCVFLVDTYNTLQSGIPNAIIVAKEMEKQGQKLVAVRLDSGDLAYLSRKTRAMLDEAGLQYVKIVASNQLDEHVIKSLLEQQAPIDIFGVGTSLVTGAPDGALDGVYKLAESDGKPRMKISETLQKATLPGTKQVLRMIDDQGHFFGADAIVLQGEEHVSVIHHPFEPGKSLQVTGFKQEPLLKVVMENGKRIAPSPGLTAIAQYSKERLALLPAEYKRFEYPHIYKTSISQQLMDLRNGLIASHKM, encoded by the coding sequence ATGCTATCATTCTCTATCAGTGGCAGCTATACGGATCTCTATGAACTGAGTATCGGGGAAGTGAATTTTCTCGAAAACCGGCATCAGTCGGCCGTTGCCTTCGATTATTTTTTCAGGAAGATACCTGCCAGAGGCGGTTATGTTGTTTTTGCAGGGCTTACCGACCTGCTGGATATTCTGGAAACGCTTCATTTCACAAAAGAGGATATCGACTGGCTGAGGTGGCAGAAATTCAATTCAACTTTTATCGATCACCTGGTTGATTTCAGGTTCAGGGGAAGGATCTGGTCTGTACCCGAAGGTGAGATCGTGTTCCCGCATTGTCCTATCGTAAGGGTGGAAGGAACCTGGCTGGAGGCGCAGCTGGTGGAGACTCTATTGCTGAACATATTGAATTTCGAATCGCTGATCGCTACCAAGGCTTCGCGCATGCGGTATGTGGCCGGCGATCGTATCCTCAGTGATTTCGGGCTGCGCCGCGCTCAGGGCCCCGGAGGCATACTGGCCAGTAAAGCTGCTGTGATCGGCGGCTTCGGAAGTACCAGCAACGTATATGCGGCACAGTTATATGATATTCCCGCTTCGGGTACTATGGCCCATGCATTCGTGACCGGCTACGAATCCGAACTGGAAGCCTTCCGCGCATTCGCCAGATCCAGACCGGAAGGATGCGTTTTTCTGGTAGATACCTACAACACATTGCAGAGCGGCATTCCCAATGCCATCATCGTGGCAAAGGAAATGGAAAAGCAGGGGCAGAAACTCGTTGCCGTACGGCTGGACAGTGGAGACCTCGCCTATCTTTCCCGCAAAACAAGGGCCATGCTGGATGAAGCAGGATTACAATATGTGAAGATCGTGGCCAGCAATCAGCTGGATGAGCATGTGATCAAAAGTCTGCTGGAACAACAGGCGCCCATCGATATTTTCGGTGTAGGCACCAGCCTTGTAACAGGTGCGCCCGATGGTGCACTGGATGGCGTATACAAACTCGCGGAATCTGATGGCAAGCCACGTATGAAGATCTCCGAGACCCTTCAGAAAGCAACCCTGCCCGGCACCAAACAGGTACTCCGCATGATTGATGACCAGGGACATTTCTTTGGAGCAGACGCCATCGTTTTGCAGGGTGAAGAACATGTTTCAGTGATCCATCATCCCTTCGAGCCCGGAAAATCCCTGCAGGTGACCGGTTTCAAACAGGAGCCATTATTGAAAGTGGTGATGGAAAATGGAAAACGCATTGCCCCATCTCCCGGGCTGACAGCCATTGCACAATACTCAAAAGAAAGACTGGCATTGCTGCCAGCCGAGTATAAAAGATTTGAATATCCTCATATTTACAAAACCAGTATCAGTCAGCAATTGATGGACCTTCGCAATGGCTTGATCGCCTCACATAAAATGTAA
- a CDS encoding sensor histidine kinase gives MKRTELFQQDAGSIAGLLALTVLMFLLVFGGIQLWRNYLHHHAYRRRELHQKAMENEIKMLKAQIEPHFLFNTLNRISATVPPQHEATRELIARLADTFRYALRSTKEEMVPLKDELSFIRNYLQLEQERFGNRLSVRIPDENIQDVMIAPMLLQPLVENAIVHGIGPSVKGGTISIVCRRMDTHMLISVSDDAVPFEGDPEKLLCGNGVGLKNTAIRIERIYQQNIRIEKNQPRGLTFSFFVPILENL, from the coding sequence CGCTCACGGTATTGATGTTCCTGCTGGTGTTCGGCGGCATTCAATTGTGGCGCAATTATCTGCACCACCATGCGTACCGTCGAAGGGAACTGCACCAGAAAGCCATGGAAAACGAGATCAAGATGCTCAAAGCGCAGATAGAGCCGCATTTTCTCTTCAATACCCTCAACCGTATCAGTGCAACGGTGCCGCCCCAGCATGAAGCTACCCGTGAGCTGATAGCGCGCCTGGCAGACACTTTCCGTTATGCTCTTCGTTCCACAAAAGAAGAAATGGTGCCATTGAAGGATGAACTGAGTTTTATCCGGAACTATCTTCAACTGGAACAGGAGCGATTCGGCAATCGCCTCTCTGTAAGGATCCCGGATGAAAATATCCAGGATGTAATGATCGCTCCCATGTTGCTGCAGCCACTGGTGGAGAACGCCATTGTCCACGGCATCGGGCCTTCAGTGAAAGGAGGAACGATCAGCATTGTATGCCGCAGGATGGATACGCACATGTTGATCAGCGTTAGTGATGACGCAGTTCCCTTTGAAGGTGACCCTGAAAAACTTCTTTGCGGTAATGGCGTGGGGCTGAAGAATACAGCCATCCGTATCGAGAGGATCTACCAGCAAAATATCCGGATAGAAAAGAACCAGCCGCGTGGACTAACCTTTTCCTTCTTTGTTCCGATCCTGGAGAATTTGTAG